The DNA sequence TGGAGTTGCTGCAGACGCGGCAGGTGCTGAACTGACTGCAGGCTTAGCTGAAGCTGGATTAGCTGCTACTGGCTTGGCGGCAGCTGGAGTAGCTGAAGCTGACTTGCTAGTGTTAGTGGTGGGTGCTGCAGCAGTAGTTACGCTACCTGCGCTTTGACTGGGTCCTGAGCCTGCACTGCCCGGCCGAAAGGCCAGCATGCGCAAGAGTGCCATTGAAAAACCAGTCTGCTCATCGGGTGCGAGCGATAAATCGGGGCGGCTGGTAATCGCAATTTGATAAAAGAGCTGGGCTTCTTCTTTAGTAAAGACCGTTGCTAAGCGGCGGATCTCGGCTGCTTCCGGCCAATCATCTAAAACGGATTCAGGGACAACTTGGGCGCTTGCTATCTTTTGTATCAGGCTTGCCAAATCTTGCAATGCCAATGAGAAGGACATACTGCGCTCACCCATCTCTTGCGCGACTGCAACTAAGGCTGCGCCATTCTTGTTGGCTAGGGCATCAAGTACCTGAATTAAATACGCATCGTCCAGCGTTCCCAGCATATTGCGCACCGACTCTTGGGTTACGGTACCAGCGGCATAGGCAATCGCTTGATCGGTTAAGGAGAGTGCATCGCGCATCGAGCCTTGCGCTGCTTTTGCTAATACGCGCAGTGCGCCGATTTCGGATTCGACTTTTTCAGCAGCAAGGACGGTTTGCAGGTGCTCCACGATTAATGGCACTGGCATTTGCTTGAGGTTGAACTGCAAGCAGCGCGACAATATGGTGACGGGTATTTTTTGTGGATCGGTAGTCGCTAGAATGAACTTCACATGCTCAGGCGGCTCTTCCAAGGTCTTGAGCATGGCATTAAAGGCATGGTTGGTCAGCATGTGGACTTCGTCAATCATGTAGACCTTATAACGGCCATTGCTGGGAGCGTAGGATGCCTTCTCCAATAGCTGCGCCATTTCATCGACACCGCGGTTGCTGGCGGCATCCATTTCGATATAGTCAACGTAGCGCCCGGCATCGATTTCCAGGCAAGCGGCACATTTACCGCAGGGCTGGGAGGTCATCTGACCCTGGCCATCGGGTCCGATGCAATTAAGGGCTTTTGCCAGAATGCGGGCAATGGTGGTTTTACCCACACCGCGCGTACCGGTAAAGAGCCAAGCATGGTGCAGGCGCCCCTGATCCAGGGCGTGGGTCAAGGCCTTGACAACGTGGTCTTGGCCCAAGAGTTCAGGGAAGGTTTTGGGGCGCCACGAACGGGCCAGTGCCAATGTTGTCATGCGTCTATTCTAACAAGGGCTAAAATGATTGTGGACGGGCCTCCTCGCATGGTGGCTTGGTAA is a window from the Polynucleobacter difficilis genome containing:
- the dnaX gene encoding DNA polymerase III subunit gamma/tau, which translates into the protein MTTLALARSWRPKTFPELLGQDHVVKALTHALDQGRLHHAWLFTGTRGVGKTTIARILAKALNCIGPDGQGQMTSQPCGKCAACLEIDAGRYVDYIEMDAASNRGVDEMAQLLEKASYAPSNGRYKVYMIDEVHMLTNHAFNAMLKTLEEPPEHVKFILATTDPQKIPVTILSRCLQFNLKQMPVPLIVEHLQTVLAAEKVESEIGALRVLAKAAQGSMRDALSLTDQAIAYAAGTVTQESVRNMLGTLDDAYLIQVLDALANKNGAALVAVAQEMGERSMSFSLALQDLASLIQKIASAQVVPESVLDDWPEAAEIRRLATVFTKEEAQLFYQIAITSRPDLSLAPDEQTGFSMALLRMLAFRPGSAGSGPSQSAGSVTTAAAPTTNTSKSASATPAAAKPVAANPASAKPAVSSAPAASAATPASAPKVVTSAATPAVPASASSSDRPDWHSLMRALPVRGLVQQLAHQTELQDWVDSPQGVKATVITSLPQLASADCVSRLGEALSVHYGKKVQIEVVEGAVEKTVAKIDAQVQSEKRQNAEERIAADPFVQQLEREFGAKVVSGSVRPA